The genomic stretch TGACCTGATTACAAGATTTAACGCATTGCCTAAGCTGGAAAAACCAAGGGTGCTACCTGTAATTATTTGGCCTGTGGTCTAACCTCTATTTAAACATTTTATATATTTTGTATTAAAAATTAGACCTAATAGGTAATGTTTTTAAATGCCTATTAGCATCATCTTTGATCAAATAATCTTCAGCCCCCATTTTCATAGCCTGAACAGCAATTTCCTCATTGCCCAATCCTGTAACTATAATGATTGGAACTTTTTCAGAAAGAAACGGAAAAAGTTCAAAGGCAGTTCCATCTCCAAGGTTATAATCAGAAATAACAATATCGAATTGATCTATTTTCAAGAAATCAATCGCCTTTGCTAAAGAATTAAC from Desulfobacterales bacterium encodes the following:
- a CDS encoding response regulator, with protein sequence MNNKQIRLLFVDDEKVDQMLFERFVKNQNLPYNYILVNSLAKAIDFLKIDQFDIVISDYNLGDGTAFELFPFLSEKVPIIIVTGLGNEEIAVQAMKMGAEDYLIKDDANRHLKTLPIRSNF